A single Elstera cyanobacteriorum DNA region contains:
- a CDS encoding IS3 family transposase (programmed frameshift), which yields MSRTTNKFSPEVRERAVRLVLDNEGQHGSRWQAILSIAAKIGCSAPTLNEWVKKAEVDSGRRSGLPTEMAERMEALERENRELRQANEILRKASAYFCDGGARPPVEVMVSFIDAHRDAHGVEPICRVLPIAPSTYYNHLAGRSDPERLSDRARRDEALQPEIRRVFEENWRVYGVRKVWRQLGREGFDVARCTVARLMKGMGIQGIIRGKPHRTTIPDKKAPCPLDKVNRQFRAPAPNRLWVSDFTYVATWKGFVYVAFVIDAYARKIVGWRVSTSAQAGFVLDALEQAVHARRPAKAMGLVHHSDRGSQYLSIRYTERLVEAGIEPSVGSVGDSYDNALAETINGLFKAEVIHRRGPWRSVEAVEYDTLEWVDWFNNRRLLEPIGNIPPAEAETNFYAALESKAMAA from the exons ATGAGCAGGACGACGAACAAGTTTTCGCCTGAGGTTCGCGAGCGCGCGGTTCGGCTGGTTTTGGACAACGAGGGCCAGCACGGCTCACGGTGGCAGGCGATCCTGTCGATCGCGGCAAAGATCGGTTGTTCAGCGCCGACCCTGAACGAATGGGTCAAGAAAGCGGAAGTAGACAGCGGCCGACGGTCTGGCCTCCCGACGGAGATGGCCGAGCGGATGGAGGCGCTGGAGCGGGAGAACCGTGAGTTGCGCCAAGCGAACGAGATTCTGCGCAAAGCGTCAGCATATT TTTGCGATGGCGGAGCTCGACCGCCGGTCGAAGTGATGGTGTCGTTCATTGATGCGCATCGTGATGCGCACGGGGTCGAGCCGATCTGCAGGGTGCTGCCGATCGCCCCATCCACATACTACAATCATCTGGCTGGACGATCCGATCCAGAACGGCTGTCGGATCGTGCTCGCCGGGACGAGGCGCTACAGCCAGAGATCCGCCGCGTGTTCGAGGAGAACTGGCGGGTCTATGGCGTGCGGAAGGTCTGGCGGCAACTGGGACGGGAGGGGTTCGATGTCGCCCGCTGCACGGTCGCGCGGCTGATGAAGGGTATGGGCATCCAGGGCATCATCCGGGGCAAGCCACACAGGACGACGATCCCCGACAAGAAAGCCCCGTGCCCGCTGGACAAGGTGAACCGGCAGTTCCGGGCACCCGCACCCAACAGGCTGTGGGTGTCGGATTTTACCTATGTCGCCACCTGGAAAGGGTTCGTCTATGTGGCTTTCGTCATCGACGCCTATGCCCGCAAGATCGTGGGCTGGCGCGTCAGCACCTCGGCGCAGGCAGGGTTCGTGCTCGACGCCTTGGAACAGGCCGTCCATGCCCGCCGCCCCGCCAAGGCCATGGGCCTAGTTCATCATAGCGACCGTGGGTCTCAATATCTGTCCATCCGTTACACCGAGCGGCTGGTGGAGGCTGGTATCGAACCCTCGGTCGGCAGCGTCGGAGACAGTTACGACAACGCACTGGCCGAGACGATCAACGGGCTGTTCAAGGCCGAGGTCATCCACCGTCGCGGCCCGTGGCGCAGCGTCGAGGCCGTCGAATACGACACGCTGGAATGGGTCGACTGGTTCAACAACCGACGCTTGCTCGAGCCAATCGGAAACATTCCACCCGCAGAAGCCGAGACCAACTTCTACGCAGCTCTGGAATCCAAAGCCATGGCCGCGTAA